From a single Leishmania infantum JPCM5 genome chromosome 36 genomic region:
- a CDS encoding putative ATP synthase — protein MSEARQIQSMIDFIEREAQEKAEELEAAAQEEYDVEKMRLVEAEKAKIRAMAEKKLKQVDVDRRVARANFSKVQRMRVMEERARTMEKLHEQTRQKIVAMVNNPSQYKPMLVRLIHQSLMSIRTDAVVQCRKEDEAEVAREIPELERWYKEKTGATISIQTSKTYLNTAEAWGGVVVKSTDGRVVCNNTLSYRTKTCFDEQLPTVRFHLFNPEAPL, from the coding sequence ATGAGCGAGGCACGCCAAATTCAGTCGATGATCGACTTCATTGAGCGCGAGGCTCAAGAAAAGGCCGAGGAgctcgaggcggcggcgcaggaggagtaTGACGTGGAGAAGATGCGCCTGGTCGaagcggagaaggcgaagataCGCGCCatggcggagaagaagctCAAGCAGGTTGATGTGGACCGCCGTGTGGCTCGTGCCAACTTCTCGAAggtgcagcgcatgcgcgtcaTGGAGGAGCGAGCGAGGACTATGGAGAAGCTGCACGAGCAGACGCGCCAGAAGATTGTGGCTATGGTCAACAACCCGTCCCAGTACAAGCCGATGCTGGTGCGTCTCATCCACCAGTCTCTCATGTCCATCCGCACGGACGCTGTCGTACAGTGCCGCAAGGAGGACGAGGCCGAGGTCGCGCGCGAGATTCcggagctggagcggtgGTACAAGGAGAAGACCGGTGCCACCATCTCGATCCAGACGAGCAAGACCTACCTCAACACAGCCGAGGCGTGGGGCGGCGTAGTGGTGAAGTCAACCGACGGCCGCGTCGTGTGCAACAACACGTTGTCCTACCGCACCAAGACGTGCTTCGATGAGCAGCTGCCCACGGTGCGCTTTCACCTCTTCAACCCCGAGGCGCCACTGTAA